The DNA window tttaatattaggtatttaataGTAATTGGAAACCTATGCACGAGAAAAATATTCTGTAGTTTCCGAATAATGTTccgtaaatagatttaaaatgtcAGACAATTCCAATGtctttaaacttaatataaatgtgtaaataaatttcctTATTCAAAGTTGATTGGTCGTTCACAGCTCAACCTATACTCTGTCTATATTACTATTCTTGCCACACATACCAATTCAAATTTCCTGTCACTTTTACACCTAATAAACGTCGTTTTGAAAATCTAAGAAACTTATAGAAACTGTTGTCTTACCTAAGAATATAAGGTCCTGGTCCAAGGTTAAATCACTTAACTTTTTAACAAACACAGTCAGTACTTTAAgcgtaaataaatttacaaaaagtcCGATAGATAAGTATACTGAAGAGTATCGGTTTGTGGGTGTCGCGTGGCAGCTGCGCTAGTGGCAAGCTCTGTCTAAATCATATCCAACTACTTACCTAATTAAACCATGCTTACaatattatacctacatttattgtcaacaactgcacaagttgcgGGTAGATTTTACACGTAACGTCATCCAGACTTCGTAATAGTCAATCAGTTACTTTGAaagcaaatttaaattaattagggttaaaacaaaaacgcaaCGACCAAAGCTGGTAAAATTCTTGTTTCTATAGTTCCGCAGGAAGTCCATCCTTGTGTCATAAGTAGTATTACACATTTGTAACTGAAGACCTTCTAAAGATTATAAGATACTCCACTAGAATTAAACAGCTCAAACATTGCAGGAATGCGAACCATTTAGCCGAAAAAAACttcttacattttactttttaattcaaataaaatgttagtagaaagtagaaaaatataaataaaacaaaaagtgggtttcatgttaaaatgtaatcaaatatctatacttaaaataagaatattctgactattaatctaatatattttcaaataaggCACATCTCAAAGTGACAGTCATTGAAATACagatattacataatttaagaaatgaattcatttctcataaattataaaaaagcattCAGGTACAATCaatattaaagttcattttagaATGAGATACAGTTAACATTACGTAGTTAAAATACTGAGGAACGAAGTAACGATTTAGCAATCTGTGCTACAGCAGTGACCTTGGATTTTCGTAATTCATCGTTCATAATTACTCGGTTGTAACTactagcaaaaataaaattaacactacttattttaaaaattgtttttgtattttacttaacaactgtaagatttaattttattgctttttttgtgTCATTTTACTTACACAGTGTAAGAtttgctttttcattttttttttattttcacttacaGATTGTAAGGtacttctattattttttagtttagtgATGTTAATACTAtctaaaaatactattactGTCTCAAATCTAAACACATATGAAAACATAGATAAATGAAAAGGTTTTGTAGGAACATCAATTGAGTATGGCAATTTTTACGACAGTTATTTAGTTATTGATAGTCAAACTACTGTCAGTCTTCAGTTAATTGTCACCATAAATTAAGTTACTATAGTACTAATGACTATCAAATTACATCTAAATTAATGACTTAGAATTTAACTTTGCgtgtgatttttatttcaacttacTCGAGACTTTCTTTGGctttacttatgtatttttcttgtattctGATTTCAAAAAGCTTTGGTGACAAATTGTAGAGAATAGCAAAGGGTATTGGGAAGACATTAAGTTTACTATCTACTCGACTTATCGCTAACAAACAAtcatattatcatattaaaacatataaaaaagttGAATTTTAAACACATCATATCATCTATCATAACATTAAATGGATTAAATTTATAGTGTAGTACATTGCGGGTGTTAAAGAAACGCCTCTCAATCACTAATACAACACCCGCAATGTACTACACTATAAATTTTTCACATTAACCTATCAACATGCGAACGTCGTCTTCGGAACTGCTCGATTCCTGCCAAAGTGCCTAAAGAAGGCCTCGACAGAATCGTTCCCGTCTCTGTCCCTCTCGTTAGAAAGCATGATCTCCCTCTCAGTCGTTTCCTTGAGTTTTTCCGCGCTCCATATCGAGTCTGGGAAAGGGGGCCATGAATAATTGACATGATCCAGCACTTTCCCCGGGACGGGGAAACTAACGCTCGAGTTTGATTGGGTAACGTCCGGAAGGGAGGCTTTGATCCAAATGTTGAGCGATGCTACGGAGATCGGGGAGTCTTCAGAGTTTTCGTGTTCATTGCGGCCTGGGTTCCCGGGCCAGATGGGGGTCGGGAGGGATTCTGGTGGTGGCGCAGCGTTGTAGTATGCATCCATGGAGATTTGCTCGTTGTAGGCGCTGTCGCTGCTCACCAGCGACAGCGTGGTGCTGTGGAAGGAGTCGTCTTCGGAGCAGCAGCAGCGCAGGCGGTTGCACGCGAAGCACTCCTCGAACCTGTACTCCTCCAGCAGCTTCACCAGCTCGCGACGGATGCTCTGCAGGTTCACCTCCTGGGAGACAGTACAATAGGATTAAGTAATTACTGTAAATCTCAATGAAggcattgttttaaaatcaaacattacacaaaatgaatagaaaattgTGCCAAGTCATATCTTAAAAATCTAGAATACGTCATTCCTAATGAATAATTAGTCCAGTCTCGTTTTGATAATTGACtgtaactaaattaaaagtagttCATTTAAGTACACAAAactatcaataattattaatcgcATGTCCCTACTATATACTTTATAAAACCTACTATATTCTAATCTATCTTTCATATAAAAGAGCAAACGTGGGTTTATTAAATGGGCAactattttaacaattaataagtTAGTTATTAACTGATTCTTGTAAAATACTAAGTACCCTTTTAGCTAATCTTTGACTTTTGTCTAATCGTTgttaagtacctatttattCTCAGACACTACTAATCAGTAACATGTATAATGATGACCAGCTGAaacagcaaacgttgttttgccatacagaTCAGTTATATCGGATATAAAAgggagtatgaaaaatagacgtagtccgattctcagaccacACTGTATGCACATGAGAATTTATAGGTCGAGCCATTTCGGAGGACTTCAATTTCGTAATTCTACCAATtgcgtacaccgtgacacgagaattttataatcttaatatatataaatctcgtgtcacaatgtttgtcctcaatggtctcttaaaccacttaaccgattacaataaaattcgcacaccatgtgcagttcgacccaacttgagagataggatagttaaAATCTCAAGTTaaagtcgcaatttcttctaaccacgcggacgaagtcgtgggcaacagctactatTATATATAGATATTAGACATTCtgattaatttgaaactaaagtataaagtaaattatatatattttttaattggacttcattattttaaagcCTTGTCAACTGAGAAAACTATTAAACAGAATACTTAGGATCCCATTTAATCCGATTACAGCGCAGAGATGCTAGCGCTTGTTAGGGTTCAAACTACGTCTAGGGTTTGAGCTAGTTGGAGTTTAGTTCTATTAATTAGCCATGTCTTAAGGGAATAAGAAAACGCCTTATGGAAATCTCATACATACAATCTTTAAGTcgcaacaaattaaataaaattaaagtaggtaCTGAACTTACCAGCTGAAACACGACgtcttcataataataaagttgGGATTTcgtcattttcacaaaaaaaaaacacagatcactaaatatttagattaaacACTGCGTATCTTTTACACTCGGAAATCaattataagaacaaaaaagaaataccaaaaaaaaaatacgaaaataaatataacttcaaAGGATCGTTTTTCGAATTTTCGTCCCTCAGTCCCCTTTTTGGCAAGTCGGGTAACTGAGGCCGATGTTAATTTTGGCAAAGCTTTTATGCGCGTGCGCCCCTAATTACCCCCACTTCGTGTGTCTTCGTTAAAGTTCGGGGATTTCCGCCCTTTGGAAATATAACACGTTACTCGGAAACTGTTGTATACTGGTCTTATTGTTAATGTTCGTTTGATTGTTTTCGAGAAGGTAATATACTAATTCGTGATAAGATTCTTGTTATTTAAGAAAGCCGTGGGACAACAAGtctttcgtaaatattttttattctacaacTGTTAATTACATTTGTTAATTGAAGTAAACATAGCTGATTAGTAGAACTTGCTTTGTATCTGTTTAATGCGGTTCTTATTGTGTTAAGGTCGTTATGGATTAGCTTATCACTGTAGTTTGTGTTCCGTAGGCTATAGGAGGCTAGAAAGGGAATCCTATTATTCAGGTACCAGGAACGCAgttgaaactttaaattttcacaGCTTAATGTTTCTGCTATCTATGCAAAATCTAAAATAAGCCATAGGTTAAGCAATGTTGTTCCCATCATAGATTTGTGATTACCCTCCTTTGAGGGTAGTAAGTGgcaattaactttttaattgccACTCAACAGATTTGTTTGCCTTTAGCCTTTTTATCGCACTCGCCCATTACTAATGTCAAACACCTAAATagtgttaaaaacaatttttatactAGATATTACtcggattatttttaaaatgaaaacttgcATAGTTTAATATTATGGAAGCGGTATCTACCTAGTATTTATAATGCAACCTAGTTTaacgaaatttataaaaaaatactacacgCGTCAAGCCTActaaaactcaaataaaatagacTATCCTTATGATGGCTAACAGAAAATGTTCATCTGAAACTGATCAGATTCATATCTTGTATCTCATAatcttttacatattttcttataaatttcgTTGCGATTTCAAAAACGGTTAGTAATTTTCATGGGACACGCCAAATATTCCACCACACCTCGATATATTTACATAGCTACAaagattaagttttaaaactgaaagtCGTTGTTACTTACGACGGTAATTAATAAACAGTTAAAAGTGTGAAAGACGGAACAGTAAATattacttatctatacttctatactaatatataaagctggagagtttgtttgtttgtttgaacgcgctaatctcacgaactactggtccaaattgaaaaaatctttttgtgttgaatagacgaggaaggctttaggctataaaccatcacgctgcgactaataggagcgaagatacaatggaaaatgtgaaataaacagggcaggtataaatcataactcctccggtacagcagtcagggccaccaaccactagaccaatgaTTTATAAATCTGTCATTGCTATACATAAGCACAgggaataatgaaataatacgGTATGCATTTAAACAAACCTGACCAATCAATAAACaacctaaaattttaatttcggt is part of the Trichoplusia ni isolate ovarian cell line Hi5 chromosome 7, tn1, whole genome shotgun sequence genome and encodes:
- the LOC113496021 gene encoding uncharacterized protein LOC113496021, whose protein sequence is MTKSQLYYYEDVVFQLEVNLQSIRRELVKLLEEYRFEECFACNRLRCCCSEDDSFHSTTLSLVSSDSAYNEQISMDAYYNAAPPPESLPTPIWPGNPGRNEHENSEDSPISVASLNIWIKASLPDVTQSNSSVSFPVPGKVLDHVNYSWPPFPDSIWSAEKLKETTEREIMLSNERDRDGNDSVEAFFRHFGRNRAVPKTTFAC